Genomic segment of Prionailurus viverrinus isolate Anna chromosome B4, UM_Priviv_1.0, whole genome shotgun sequence:
CTGGCGTCTCCCTTGCACTCTGCCCTTTGCCCCCCTTCTGGCTGACCGGTTCTCAGGTGCATGGCAGGTCCAGAGCTCCTCTTTCCAACTGACATCCCGTGAGGGGACCCTCAATCTTCAAGTTTGAGCTGGGTGGAAAGCACTGGGTCTGTTGGGGATCATAATCCAGCAACCCTCTCCCCACACGCAGGCAGTGGCACTTCCAAAAAGCTGGCAAAGCGTAATGCGGCGGCCAAAATGCTGCTTCGAGTGCACACGGTGCCTCTGGATGCCCGGGATGGGAATGAGGCAGAGCCTGATGACGATCACTTCTCCATTGTGAGTGGTTTGTGCGGGCCAGGCACTGTGGTCCATCCTCCATGCCAGGAAGGGCCCTGGGGACATGGGCCTGTCACTCGGGAGTGAGCCTCTTCAGGTCCCAGGCCTGCTTCTCCCCATTTTCCTACCAGACCCAGAGTTCCTTGGGCCCCCTCTCAGCCTCAGCTACAGGCCTGCCTGGTGAGTGCTGTGGGGAGCTGACCCGGGGCAGGGGCCCTGCAGCCTGCTGTTACTGGCATGAGGAAGGCTGCCTGGACCCCTGGTCCAGAGTCTAGTAGTTAGAGGGGCCAACTCGGGGAAGGCAAGCTGGATGAAGCATTCATTCTGTGGGCTTTTCCCTCCTTGGCATTGAACGTTCGGTGCCTGGGTCTCAGCTCGTGGTTGCATCTTTCTCACTGTCCCCATCTTGTCAGGGTGTGGGCTCCCGCCTGGATGGACTTCGGAACCGGGGCCCCGGCTGCACCTGGGATTCTCTGCGAAATTCAGTGGGAGAGAAGATCCTGTCCCTCCGCAGCTGCTCCCTGGGCGCCTTAGGTGCTCTGGGCCCTGCCTGCTGCAGTGTCCTCAGTGAGCTCTCTGAAGAGCAGGCCTTCCATGTCAGCTATCTGGATATTGGTATGGCTAGCGGGGAGGCCGGGGATGATGGGGACTGAAGCAGAGCAAGTACAGATGGGccgacgggggtgggggagggcatgaTGGTGATGTGGATGTACCCCTCCCGGCTCTGCCTTCCCACCCAACCacgcctccctcctctcttttgcTCTCCAGAGGAACTGAGCCTGAGTGGGCTCTGCCAGTGCCTGGTGGAGCTGTCCACACAGCCGGCTACCGTGTGTCACGGCTCTGCAGCGACCAGGGAGGCAGCCCGCGGCGAGGCTGCCTGCCGTGCCCTGCAGTACCTCAAGATCATGGCgggcagcaaataaagccccagCCGGACTCACGGACGTGCACCCCTGCTGCCTGCCCTTCTTGCCCCCAGCCTATGTGTCTGCTCAGCTCTGGTACCCCTGGAGGTGCCGTCTCTACCTCTGACACAGACTGCCTGCCTGCAGGCTCAGGACACAGGGCCAGGAGCCAGGGACCCCAGGGCCTTGGCTGGCTCAAGATCTGGCCTCCTGTCACTGGTGGTGACGAGTGGGAATGAAATCAGGGGGCTCTCCTCTAGAGCCCAGAATAAACGCACTGCGTCTTGGATTCTTACGTCTGCTCTGGTTTCTCTGACTGGTACTGACGACAAAGGAGGTTAGCACCAGATTGCCTCCCCTGTTGTGCCTCCCCACCTGGTTCCCCACACGTCCCCACACTTGCCTTTCTAGTGGCAGGAGGCTAGGTACAGTGACCTCCGGGGGCCCCACTGCCTGTGCTCCTGCGGCGCTCGGGTTTTGTGGAGATGGAGGGGGCCGTGGTTCTGGTCCCAGGGCTCTCTCCCAGCCCTTTGAAGTCTCATACAGGCAGACACGTGGATTCAGAAGCTGGACAGCTTTAtttgcggggtggggtggggagtgggggggggcaagGGAGATGCGGCACTTTCAGTTGTGAGCCTTGCACGCAAACATATCAAGGGATGATGTGTCACTTCTTCCCAAAGCGCTGAGGGGCAGCCAGGCTCCAGAACGGGGCGCTGAGCTCCTCCCCGGCTCGGGGACCCAACTGCTTGCTGCTCCAGGAGCCCCGGGTGTTTCTGCCAAACCTTAGAAGAGATCCATCCTCAGCTGAAGGTCCTTTCAGCCCCTCCCAGATCGccccctgcccctttcctgtcCCTCTGGCCCCTGCCTTGCCCAGTGTCCCTCTCAGACTCACCTCTGGGGCTGAAACCGAAAGGCTGAGCTTCGGCCGGGTCTCTGCATGGCCTGGAGCAGGGAGTGCAGGAATGACCCAGGGGTCTGGGCCTCCTGCAGCGGGCGGGGCCTGCTGTCTTCCTCCTGTGGTACAGGGCCATCGGGGAAGGAAGATGGGCAAAGGCCTTGGACGTTTAGGTCACCAGGCAAAGGGAAGCTGAGGAGCCATTTCCTCAGATATGAGGACCCAGTGAAGACACTGGCAGCCCGAGTATCTGAACTTGGAGCTCAAGCCTCCCGCTGAGACAGAAAAATGGTGACATGGAGAGGGGGTGGTAACTTACCACGAAGATCTGCCGTCCTTCGTCTTGGCCCCCTGGTCCTTCAGCACAGCCCCAGTCTGTTagcagcagcaccagcagcaCCGCTGCCCGCCTGGAATCCATCCTGCCATCTGCCCTCCTGCGGCTATACCCGCCTCTTATACCTGCTGTGCTCCGGCCCCCACCCCACAGGAGCCTGAGGGGGGATCTAGAGCAGTCAATGGAAATGCACGGCTCCATTAGGAGCCGCCTGGGACCCCCTCCCATGGCACCCCCGGGACTTCCTGCTCCCAGCCTCCGGCCCCCAACCTCTAAGCCTGGAGTTAGAGACTTTATTAGATGCATAAATCCTGTCTCCAGAGCTCAAGAAGCATCATTAATTGCAGATGTGTTGTcagagccaggccctggggggACTTCAAGAACCCCCGATTTCTCAATAGGTTGGAGAGCGCCAATTGAtcacctcctctttccttccttagaGAATAAAAGCATAGAGGAAGTCTTCTAAAGAAGGGCTAGGCATTATGTCCCGGGACAGAGGGAGGAACTAAGAGCCAGGGTTAGAATTAGCCAGAATGATGGAGCCTGATCCTTGCCGTGACTGTGGCTGCAGCTGGGGTCATCCAGACCATTCACACCCTTGCCTACATGGCTCTTGGGAGGGTTGAAAATGGGATCACTATTCTGAGATTTGCTTGTGGACAGAAAAATGGGATACAGAAGGAGACTACAAGGTTTCAGAGCCCACACAGTAGGGATTGCTTCAAATCTCTGCAGACTGATCCTGTCTTCACACTAGAGAGCGCTGCTTAGGACCCACCTCACCTGGGCTTCTGGAGCCATCCTCTGCAGTGAGGCACTGCTGCCACCCTGTGGCCACAGCTCCGCACTGTCAAGTCtggtcatttcctttttctgctctttgaagggtggggggggggggggggggcggagaatgGAGGTTCCTAAGCCTGATTCTAAAGAGTCACagaaaggcaggggcaggaaacTGGGGTTGGAATATGGCTCTGTTCACCTCCTACTAGTcaccccagcctctgcctggCTCTGACCTGTTGGAGCAGGTGACAGGAATTCTGCCTTAGGAAAAAATCAGTCGCTCTCAGGAAGGGGGTCCTTCAAAGTCATCTGATAGAGTTTCCCTTCTGATCCTAGAATCCCTTCCTCAACTTCCCCTGTCCCCGCCCCGTGTGGCTCTCTAGCCTGTGCTGGAGAGGTGCCATGAAGTAAAGAGTCTGTGGATCAGTCTTGGGCAAGCCATCTCTCAAAACCCACAGTCTCCTCACCGAAAAACATGGCAACGTTAAAAGGAACTACTTtcgaagggtgcctgggtggttgagttggttaagcgtctgactttggctcaggttatgatctcgtggtccatgagttcaagtcccaggtcgggctttgtgctgacagcttggagcctggggcctgcttcggagtctgtgtctccctctctctctctgcccctcccccactcacactctttctctcaaaaataaataaacattaaaaaaaatggggcacctgggtggctcagtcggttgaacatctgactttggctcaggtcatgatctcagtttgtgagttcaagccccacatcgggctctgtgctgacagctcagagcctggagcctgttttggattctgtgtctccctctctctctgcccctcccca
This window contains:
- the TARBP2 gene encoding RISC-loading complex subunit TARBP2 isoform X3, whose translation is MPPTFSAFGQGPSKKAAKHKAAEVALKHLKGGSMLEPALEDSSSFSPLDSSLPEDIPVFTAAVAATPVPSAVPTRSPPMEVQPPVSPQQSECNPVGALQELVVQKGWRLPEYTVTQESGPAHRKEFTMTCRVERFVEIGSGTSKKLAKRNAAAKMLLRVHTVPLDARDGNEAEPDDDHFSIGVGSRLDGLRNRGPGCTWDSLRNSVGEKILSLRSCSLGALGALGPACCSVLSELSEEQAFHVSYLDIEELSLSGLCQCLVELSTQPATVCHGSAATREAARGEAACRALQYLKIMAGSK
- the NPFF gene encoding pro-FMRFamide-related neuropeptide FF, with the protein product MHLIKSLTPGLEVGGRRLGAGSPGGAMGGGPRRLLMEPCISIDCSRSPLRLLWGGGRSTAGIRGGYSRRRADGRMDSRRAAVLLVLLLTDWGCAEGPGGQDEGRQIFVEEDSRPRPLQEAQTPGSFLHSLLQAMQRPGRSSAFRFQPQRFGRNTRGSWSSKQLGPRAGEELSAPFWSLAAPQRFGKK